A genome region from Halorubellus sp. JP-L1 includes the following:
- a CDS encoding acyl-CoA dehydrogenase family protein, with translation MLDYVGLEADLGEEERLIRNTARDFVEDQVQPDIADHWEAGTFPMDVIGEMGDLGFYAPNLDGYDLPNVSEKAYGLLMQELEACDSGIRSMASVQGALVMYPIFAFGSEAQKDAWLPKLGHGEAVGCFGLTEPNHGSNPSAMETHAEADGDGYVLNGSKTWITNSPIADVAVVWAKDRTDDDTPVRGFLVETDKAGVTTNKIEDKLSLRASVTGEIALDDVHVDADDVLPGVRGMKGPLACLTQARYGIAWGAVGAAMDCFQTALEYSTDREQFGQPIGGFQLQQRKLAEMATQITTAQLLAHRLADLKERGDLRPQHVSMAKRNNVRMARETAKTAREMLGGNGITGDYSPMRHMANIETVYTYEGTHDIHTLILGEDLTGIAAFE, from the coding sequence ATGCTCGATTACGTCGGACTGGAGGCGGACCTCGGCGAGGAGGAACGCCTCATCCGGAACACGGCACGTGACTTCGTCGAGGACCAAGTGCAGCCCGACATCGCCGACCACTGGGAGGCGGGGACGTTCCCGATGGACGTCATCGGCGAGATGGGCGATCTCGGCTTCTACGCACCGAACCTCGACGGGTACGACCTGCCGAACGTCAGCGAGAAAGCGTACGGGCTCCTCATGCAGGAACTCGAGGCCTGTGACTCCGGCATCCGGTCGATGGCGAGCGTCCAGGGCGCACTCGTCATGTACCCGATCTTCGCGTTCGGGAGCGAGGCCCAGAAGGACGCGTGGCTCCCGAAGCTCGGTCACGGCGAGGCCGTCGGCTGCTTCGGCCTCACGGAGCCGAACCACGGCTCGAATCCCTCCGCGATGGAGACCCACGCCGAAGCCGACGGCGACGGGTACGTCCTGAACGGCTCGAAGACGTGGATCACGAACTCCCCGATCGCGGACGTCGCGGTCGTCTGGGCGAAGGACCGCACCGACGACGACACCCCCGTGCGTGGGTTCCTCGTGGAGACCGACAAGGCGGGTGTGACGACGAACAAGATCGAGGACAAGCTCTCGCTCCGCGCGTCGGTCACGGGCGAGATCGCGCTCGACGACGTGCACGTGGACGCGGACGACGTCCTCCCCGGCGTCCGCGGCATGAAGGGCCCGCTGGCGTGCCTCACGCAGGCTCGCTACGGGATCGCGTGGGGCGCGGTCGGCGCGGCGATGGACTGCTTCCAGACCGCCCTGGAGTACTCGACGGACCGCGAGCAGTTCGGACAGCCCATCGGCGGGTTCCAGCTCCAGCAGCGCAAGCTCGCAGAGATGGCGACCCAGATCACGACCGCGCAGTTGCTCGCGCACCGCCTCGCGGACCTCAAGGAACGCGGCGACCTCCGCCCCCAGCACGTGTCGATGGCGAAGCGCAACAACGTCCGGATGGCTCGCGAGACCGCGAAGACGGCCCGCGAGATGCTCGGCGGGAACGGCATCACGGGCGACTACTCGCCGATGCGGCACATGGCGAACATCGAGACCGTGTACACGTACGAGGGCACGCACGACATCCACACTCTCATCCTCGGCGAGGACCTCACCGGAATCGCGGCGTTCGAGTAG